In a single window of the Nilaparvata lugens isolate BPH chromosome 1, ASM1435652v1, whole genome shotgun sequence genome:
- the LOC111053750 gene encoding uncharacterized protein LOC111053750, whose product MESELSKKNEEYKKHSGGVNKALIRKRRDVRQGKQEAAKKQAVKKRMRMEHFRTHIPRTPLQLSITSFPNLNIDFHGGGEAPMFLDTAHAQRTIVQVLSQYYMREESESICSRDEVLDGSELSYKSEPSKSDSDSTITTEAYLQEAYNYLYHQHVNTLTKLVGDAKQENIENTKKRLHIGQHYFLQSNEVDEHSKSPGDNTQPHVANEDSNDEASDASDIDDNEEKQKQILSSIKEHLEFSQATNGSEIVQSSSPENTMLEKSGENLKSENSLSEDFKGIQITTTSPTILSDSRTESLDYSNLLADYEDYLIRRESEESTVISRADSPDSLKSSLFPK is encoded by the coding sequence ATGGAGTCAGAATTATcgaagaaaaatgaagaatataagAAGCACTCAGGTGGTGTTAATAAAGCTCTGATTCGGAAACGGAGGGATGTGCGCCAGGGGAAACAAGAGGCAGCCAAGAAACAAGCAGTGAAGAAAAGAATGAGGATGGAACATTTTCGAACCCACATACCAAGAACGCCACTTCAGTTGAGCATTACAAGCTTcccaaatttgaacattgatTTCCATGGAGGTGGAGAAGCGCCTATGTTTTTGGACACAGCACATGCCCAACGAACAATTGTCCAAGTGCTTTCCCAGTATTACATGCGAGAGGAGAGTGAGTCCATCTGCAGTCGAGATGAAGTGCTCGATGGATCCGAACTGAGCTACAAAAGCGAACCAAGTAAGAGTGACTCGGATTCCACGATTACCACAGAGGCATACTTACAAGAAGCCTATAATTATTTGTATCACCAGCATGTGAATACCTTGACCAAATTAGTTGGAGATGCTAAGCAAGAGAACATTGAAAACACTAAGAAACGGCTGCACATTGGACAACACTACTTTCTCCAAAGCAACGAAGTGGATGAACATTCAAAATCACCTGGAGACAACACTCAACCACATGTAGCCAATGAAGATTCCAACGATGAGGCATCTGATGCATCcgatattgatgataatgaagaaAAGCAGAAACAGATTCTCTCTTCTATAAAAGAACATCTGGAATTTTCACAAGCTACTAATGGATCTGAAATTGTCCAATCTTCAAGTCCCGAAAACACCATGTTAGAAAAATCAggagaaaacttgaaatcggAAAATTCTTTGTCTGAAGATTTCAAAGGTATACAGATCACAACCACGTCCCCAACTATACTGTCAGATTCAAGGACTGAATCCCTTGATTATTCGAATCTTCTAGCAGACTATGAGGATTATCTCATCCGTCGTGAATCAGAAGAGTCAACTGTAATCAGCAGGGCTGATTCACCAGATTCACTTAAAAGTTCCCTTtttccaaaataa
- the LOC111053755 gene encoding facilitated trehalose transporter Tret1-2 homolog isoform X3: MNFFLGQKHVFVGGTTVEIRWEVLMMEKITMVFSEQNPTSISIFLHLQKNLRPAMATLSEVFVSGGYMLEYVIGPYVSYRTLALISGLLPLISFVLLLWIPDSPHYLLMKGSSEEAARSFCWLRGFEKETRTEEFDELRNSLQEHENKQGSLIEIVKVPVNRRAFFIANGLLFFQQFSGINVVLFYAQPIFMLTGAEFSSSVSAMIVGAVQTISACFTPLLANKFGFKRPLLASAIGMAVAQGLLGLYFYCGLKGYDLSFYSFVPVSCLVLYILVYCLGFGPLPWAVMGEMFSPQVKSLASSISTSFCFFLAFLITKFFSNLSDSIGTFAAFWLFSGFCLLALIFVICFVPNTRGMSLEEIQDLLNEKISLTRQRNSSTKGYLPLPQE, from the exons ATGAACTTTTTCCTCGGCCAAAAGCACGTGTTCGTCGGCGGAACAA CAGTTGAAATCAGATGGGAAGTCCTAATGATGGAAAAGATTACGATGGTTTTCTCAGAGCAAAATCCAACATCAATCTCTATCTTTCTGCACTTGCAG AAAAACCTCCGACCTGCAATGGCCACTCTATCAGAGGTATTTGTGTCCGGAGGTTATATGTTGGAATATGTTATTGGACCCTATGTTAGCTATCGCACCCTAGCGCTCATATCAGGACTGCTACCGCTCATCTCATTCGTTCTACTTCTGTGGATACCTGACTCTCCCCATTATCTATTGATGAAAGGAAGCAGCGAGGAAGCAGCGAGGAGTTTCTGCTGGTTAAGAGGCTTTGAAAAAGAAACTCGCACTGAGGAGTTTGACGAATTGCGA AACTCCCTTCAAGAACATGAAAACAAACAGGGATCACTGATTGAAATTGTGAAAGTGCCAGTGAACAGGCGAGCATTTTTCATAGCCAACGGACTGTTATTCTTTCAACAGTTCAGTGGAATAAATGTGGTTCTCTTCTATGCTCAGCCTATCTTCATGTTGACTGGAGCTGAATTCTCATCTAGTGTATCAGCAATGATCGTGGGAGCTGTTCAAACGATTTCAGCTTGCTTTACTCCTCTGCTTGCCAACAAATTCGGTTTCAAACGACCTTTGCTGGCTTCAGCTATTGGAATGGCTGTTGCGCAG GGTCTACTTGGATTATATTTCTACTGCGGTCTAAAGGGCTACGATCTGAGTTTCTACAGCTTTGTACCAGTTTCGTGCCTTGTCCTGTACATTCTGGTGTATTGCCTGG GTTTTGGTCCACTTCCTTGGGCAGTTATGGGTGAAATGTTCAGCCCACAAGTGAAGTCACTAGCTTCTTCAATTAGTACCTCATTCTGTTTCTTCCTTGCATTTCTTATAAcaaaattcttttcaaatttgtcAGACTCTATTGGTACTTTTGCTGCATTTTGGCTATTTTCAGGCTTTTGTCTATTAGCTCTAATATTCGTAATTTGCTTTGTTCCTAACACAAGAGGCATGTCTTTGGAGGAAATACAGGATCTATTGAATGAGAAGATTTCATTGACACGTCAACGTAACTCGAGTACAAAAGGCTACCTGCCACTACCACAGGAGTGA
- the LOC111053755 gene encoding facilitated trehalose transporter Tret1-2 homolog isoform X1, producing MGSPNDGKDYDGFLRAKSNINLYLSALAANMAFFSSGCSLSWTSPSLPKLMAEDSWLPMTKEEGSWAGSLLMLGGSLGPLISTNFQSRFGCKKALQGNSLILLLGWIVLGAANSKLEIYIGRFLQGIAVAVFFNLIPMYMGEISEKNLRPAMATLSEVFVSGGYMLEYVIGPYVSYRTLALISGLLPLISFVLLLWIPDSPHYLLMKGSSEEAARSFCWLRGFEKETRTEEFDELRNSLQEHENKQGSLIEIVKVPVNRRAFFIANGLLFFQQFSGINVVLFYAQPIFMLTGAEFSSSVSAMIVGAVQTISACFTPLLANKFGFKRPLLASAIGMAVAQGLLGLYFYCGLKGYDLSFYSFVPVSCLVLYILVYCLGFGPLPWAVMGEMFSPQVKSLASSISTSFCFFLAFLITKFFSNLSDSIGTFAAFWLFSGFCLLALIFVICFVPNTRGMSLEEIQDLLNEKISLTRQRNSSTKGYLPLPQE from the exons ATGGGAAGTCCTAATGATGGAAAAGATTACGATGGTTTTCTCAGAGCAAAATCCAACATCAATCTCTATCTTTCTGCACTTGCAG cCAACATGGCATTCTTTTCAAGCGGATGCAGTCTTTCATGGACATCGCCCAGCCTGCCCAAGCTGATGGCAGAGGATTCATGGCTACCAATGACCAAAGAGGAGGGATCATGGGCTGGATCTTTACTGATGCTTGGTGGCTCCCTTGGTCCTCTGATATCCACCAATTTCCAGAGTAGATTTGGATGTAAGAAAGCTCTACAGGGAAATTCACTTATTCTCTTATTGGGATGGATAGTACTGGGTGCTGCCAATTCTAAATTGGAGATCTACATTGGAAGGTTTCTCCAAGGCATTGCCGTAGCAGTATTTTTCAACTTGATACCCATGTATATGGGAGAAATATCAGAA AAAAACCTCCGACCTGCAATGGCCACTCTATCAGAGGTATTTGTGTCCGGAGGTTATATGTTGGAATATGTTATTGGACCCTATGTTAGCTATCGCACCCTAGCGCTCATATCAGGACTGCTACCGCTCATCTCATTCGTTCTACTTCTGTGGATACCTGACTCTCCCCATTATCTATTGATGAAAGGAAGCAGCGAGGAAGCAGCGAGGAGTTTCTGCTGGTTAAGAGGCTTTGAAAAAGAAACTCGCACTGAGGAGTTTGACGAATTGCGA AACTCCCTTCAAGAACATGAAAACAAACAGGGATCACTGATTGAAATTGTGAAAGTGCCAGTGAACAGGCGAGCATTTTTCATAGCCAACGGACTGTTATTCTTTCAACAGTTCAGTGGAATAAATGTGGTTCTCTTCTATGCTCAGCCTATCTTCATGTTGACTGGAGCTGAATTCTCATCTAGTGTATCAGCAATGATCGTGGGAGCTGTTCAAACGATTTCAGCTTGCTTTACTCCTCTGCTTGCCAACAAATTCGGTTTCAAACGACCTTTGCTGGCTTCAGCTATTGGAATGGCTGTTGCGCAG GGTCTACTTGGATTATATTTCTACTGCGGTCTAAAGGGCTACGATCTGAGTTTCTACAGCTTTGTACCAGTTTCGTGCCTTGTCCTGTACATTCTGGTGTATTGCCTGG GTTTTGGTCCACTTCCTTGGGCAGTTATGGGTGAAATGTTCAGCCCACAAGTGAAGTCACTAGCTTCTTCAATTAGTACCTCATTCTGTTTCTTCCTTGCATTTCTTATAAcaaaattcttttcaaatttgtcAGACTCTATTGGTACTTTTGCTGCATTTTGGCTATTTTCAGGCTTTTGTCTATTAGCTCTAATATTCGTAATTTGCTTTGTTCCTAACACAAGAGGCATGTCTTTGGAGGAAATACAGGATCTATTGAATGAGAAGATTTCATTGACACGTCAACGTAACTCGAGTACAAAAGGCTACCTGCCACTACCACAGGAGTGA
- the LOC111053755 gene encoding facilitated trehalose transporter Tret1-2 homolog isoform X2 produces the protein MAEDSWLPMTKEEGSWAGSLLMLGGSLGPLISTNFQSRFGCKKALQGNSLILLLGWIVLGAANSKLEIYIGRFLQGIAVAVFFNLIPMYMGEISEKNLRPAMATLSEVFVSGGYMLEYVIGPYVSYRTLALISGLLPLISFVLLLWIPDSPHYLLMKGSSEEAARSFCWLRGFEKETRTEEFDELRNSLQEHENKQGSLIEIVKVPVNRRAFFIANGLLFFQQFSGINVVLFYAQPIFMLTGAEFSSSVSAMIVGAVQTISACFTPLLANKFGFKRPLLASAIGMAVAQGLLGLYFYCGLKGYDLSFYSFVPVSCLVLYILVYCLGFGPLPWAVMGEMFSPQVKSLASSISTSFCFFLAFLITKFFSNLSDSIGTFAAFWLFSGFCLLALIFVICFVPNTRGMSLEEIQDLLNEKISLTRQRNSSTKGYLPLPQE, from the exons ATGGCAGAGGATTCATGGCTACCAATGACCAAAGAGGAGGGATCATGGGCTGGATCTTTACTGATGCTTGGTGGCTCCCTTGGTCCTCTGATATCCACCAATTTCCAGAGTAGATTTGGATGTAAGAAAGCTCTACAGGGAAATTCACTTATTCTCTTATTGGGATGGATAGTACTGGGTGCTGCCAATTCTAAATTGGAGATCTACATTGGAAGGTTTCTCCAAGGCATTGCCGTAGCAGTATTTTTCAACTTGATACCCATGTATATGGGAGAAATATCAGAA AAAAACCTCCGACCTGCAATGGCCACTCTATCAGAGGTATTTGTGTCCGGAGGTTATATGTTGGAATATGTTATTGGACCCTATGTTAGCTATCGCACCCTAGCGCTCATATCAGGACTGCTACCGCTCATCTCATTCGTTCTACTTCTGTGGATACCTGACTCTCCCCATTATCTATTGATGAAAGGAAGCAGCGAGGAAGCAGCGAGGAGTTTCTGCTGGTTAAGAGGCTTTGAAAAAGAAACTCGCACTGAGGAGTTTGACGAATTGCGA AACTCCCTTCAAGAACATGAAAACAAACAGGGATCACTGATTGAAATTGTGAAAGTGCCAGTGAACAGGCGAGCATTTTTCATAGCCAACGGACTGTTATTCTTTCAACAGTTCAGTGGAATAAATGTGGTTCTCTTCTATGCTCAGCCTATCTTCATGTTGACTGGAGCTGAATTCTCATCTAGTGTATCAGCAATGATCGTGGGAGCTGTTCAAACGATTTCAGCTTGCTTTACTCCTCTGCTTGCCAACAAATTCGGTTTCAAACGACCTTTGCTGGCTTCAGCTATTGGAATGGCTGTTGCGCAG GGTCTACTTGGATTATATTTCTACTGCGGTCTAAAGGGCTACGATCTGAGTTTCTACAGCTTTGTACCAGTTTCGTGCCTTGTCCTGTACATTCTGGTGTATTGCCTGG GTTTTGGTCCACTTCCTTGGGCAGTTATGGGTGAAATGTTCAGCCCACAAGTGAAGTCACTAGCTTCTTCAATTAGTACCTCATTCTGTTTCTTCCTTGCATTTCTTATAAcaaaattcttttcaaatttgtcAGACTCTATTGGTACTTTTGCTGCATTTTGGCTATTTTCAGGCTTTTGTCTATTAGCTCTAATATTCGTAATTTGCTTTGTTCCTAACACAAGAGGCATGTCTTTGGAGGAAATACAGGATCTATTGAATGAGAAGATTTCATTGACACGTCAACGTAACTCGAGTACAAAAGGCTACCTGCCACTACCACAGGAGTGA